The following are encoded in a window of bacterium SCSIO 12643 genomic DNA:
- a CDS encoding SDR family NAD(P)-dependent oxidoreductase, translated as MNYYFITGTSSGIGKALTEALLKNNHTKVYGMSRRQDAVSGSYVPISIDLSKSDEIEAFQFPELADAERIVLINNAGQIGDIKPVGNVVNQAIADLFTVNVTAPGILMNKFIQAYGELPVQKTVLNVSSGAGKNAIEGWAAYCGSKAAIDLFSLTVFEEQKRATHPTQIYSIAPGVVDTQMQAEIRNSNETDFSRHTHFVNLKKNNELTSPDEVAEKYIYILNHTEKFPDCIFSLRDL; from the coding sequence ATGAACTACTATTTCATCACGGGAACAAGCAGCGGCATCGGAAAAGCGTTAACCGAAGCCCTTTTAAAAAATAACCATACTAAGGTTTATGGAATGTCGAGACGTCAAGATGCAGTGAGTGGCAGTTACGTACCGATTTCCATAGACCTTTCTAAATCTGATGAAATTGAAGCTTTCCAATTTCCTGAACTAGCTGATGCAGAACGCATCGTTTTAATCAATAATGCAGGTCAAATCGGAGATATAAAACCAGTGGGAAATGTAGTGAACCAGGCTATTGCAGATTTGTTTACCGTAAATGTTACCGCTCCGGGTATTTTAATGAATAAGTTTATTCAAGCATATGGCGAACTTCCGGTTCAAAAAACTGTTTTGAATGTAAGTTCAGGTGCAGGCAAAAACGCGATAGAAGGTTGGGCGGCTTATTGTGGTTCTAAAGCAGCTATAGATTTATTCAGTTTAACGGTGTTTGAGGAGCAAAAAAGGGCAACCCACCCTACACAGATTTACTCTATCGCTCCAGGAGTTGTAGACACACAAATGCAAGCGGAAATCAGAAATTCTAACGAAACAGATTTTTCAAGACATACGCATTTTGTGAATCTCAAAAAGAACAATGAACTGACATCTCCGGATGAGGTCGCTGAAAAATATATCTATATTTTAAATCACACTGAAAAGTTCCCGGATTGTATCTTCTCACTCAGAGATTTATAA
- a CDS encoding sigma-54-dependent Fis family transcriptional regulator: protein MNEFKIFIVEDSPWYAEMLKYHLTLNPDYEVHIFETGKDCLANMHLRPDVICLDYFLPDSSGEKLFEKIQSQNKDLPVIIISGQEELSVAVKLLKNGVYDYIIKDDHTKDVLWNSLIHLRENSNLRKEVTELKSQLKSKYDFQKIIIGQSPQIKKTFALIENASRTNINIAITGETGTGKEVVAKAIHYASDRSKKPFVAINMAAIPKELIESELFGHEKGAFTGALARKRGKFEEANGGTIFLDEIAEMDLNMQVKLLRVLQEREVIRVGGNNKIKFDAHLITATHKNLKEEVKNGTFRKDLFYRIMGLSIELPPLRQRGNDILILAKHFIDLFSKENKLKAPSLTPESKEKLLKYHFPGNVRELKSVMELACVMAIDGEIHPDNITFHADMHDDDTYLNVEKTLKEYNADIITYFLKKYNNNVIEVANILDIGKSTIYNLIKAGAVKNK from the coding sequence ATGAACGAGTTCAAAATTTTTATCGTAGAAGATAGCCCTTGGTATGCAGAAATGCTCAAATACCATCTTACGTTAAATCCAGATTATGAAGTACATATTTTTGAAACCGGCAAAGATTGTCTGGCCAATATGCACTTACGTCCGGATGTAATTTGTTTAGATTACTTTCTACCAGATAGTAGTGGCGAAAAACTATTTGAAAAAATACAGTCACAAAATAAAGACTTACCTGTTATCATTATTAGTGGCCAGGAAGAATTGAGTGTCGCAGTGAAACTACTCAAAAATGGAGTCTATGATTATATCATTAAAGATGACCACACTAAAGATGTTTTGTGGAACAGCTTAATTCATCTGAGAGAAAATAGCAATCTAAGAAAGGAAGTCACCGAGCTCAAATCTCAACTCAAATCTAAATACGATTTTCAGAAAATCATTATTGGTCAAAGTCCGCAAATCAAAAAAACTTTTGCGCTCATTGAAAATGCATCCCGCACCAACATTAATATCGCAATTACTGGTGAAACAGGTACTGGGAAAGAAGTTGTAGCCAAAGCCATTCACTATGCCAGCGATCGAAGTAAAAAACCTTTTGTGGCAATCAATATGGCTGCCATACCTAAAGAACTGATAGAGAGCGAACTCTTTGGACATGAAAAGGGAGCTTTTACCGGAGCATTAGCCCGCAAGAGAGGAAAATTCGAGGAAGCCAATGGCGGTACTATTTTTCTGGATGAAATAGCTGAAATGGACCTCAATATGCAAGTGAAACTTTTACGTGTTTTACAAGAACGTGAAGTCATACGTGTGGGCGGAAATAACAAGATCAAATTTGATGCGCATTTGATTACTGCTACGCATAAGAACTTGAAAGAGGAAGTTAAAAACGGAACTTTCCGAAAAGATTTATTTTATCGAATCATGGGACTTTCTATTGAACTACCTCCGTTGCGCCAAAGGGGAAACGATATCCTAATCCTGGCAAAACACTTTATAGACCTCTTTTCAAAAGAGAATAAATTAAAAGCACCTTCATTGACTCCTGAATCTAAAGAAAAGCTTTTGAAGTATCATTTTCCGGGAAATGTAAGAGAGCTTAAATCTGTAATGGAACTCGCATGTGTAATGGCTATTGACGGAGAAATTCATCCTGATAACATTACTTTTCATGCCGATATGCATGATGATGATACGTATCTAAATGTTGAAAAGACACTTAAAGAGTACAATGCCGATATCATCACATACTTTCTGAAAAAGTACAATAACAACGTGATTGAAGTCGCTAACATTCTGGATATCGGGAAGTCTACGATCTATAATTTGATTAAAGCAGGTGCCGTAAAAAACAAATAG